The Caloranaerobacter sp. TR13 genomic sequence AATTATATCTAATATTCTATCCAAATCATCTTGACTGTAATATTCTATCTCAATTTTTCCTTTCTTTTTTCCTTTGCTTATCTGAACTTTAGTTCCTAAAATCTTTCTTAATTGTTCTTCTATCTCTAAAGTAAATGGATCTCTTTTTGATTCCTTTTTATTATTTTTCTTGCTTTTTACCTCATTTTTTAATTCTTTAACTAATTTTTCAGCTTCACGAACACTTAATCTTTTTTCTATTATTTCTTTAGCCAATTTAATTTGCTTATTTAAATCATCTATTTGTAATAAAGCTCTTCCATGACCACTAGTTAATTTACCTTCTAAAATAAAACTAATTACTTCTTGACTTAAATTTAATAATCTTAATGTATTAGCCACATAAGGTCTACTCTTACCTACAATAGTAGATATCTCTTCTTGTGTAAGATTATAATTCTCCATTAACCTTTTATAAGCTATTGCTTCTTCAATTGGATTTAAATCTTCTCTTTGGATATTCTCAACCAAAGCAATTTCTGCAGACTTTCTACTTTCAAAATCTCTTACTATACAAGGTATTTCCTTAAGTCCTGCTATTTTTGCAGCTCTCCATCTTCTTTCTCCAGCTACAAGTTCATATCCATCGTCAATTTTTCTAACAATAATAGGTTGGATTAAACCATGTACCTTTAATGATTCAGCTAGTTCATTAAGTGAATCTAAAGTAAATTCACGTCTTGGCTGCTCTTTGTTCGGCTTTATCAGTGACACATCAACACTTATTACTCTATCTTTATCATTATTTTCTATATTATTTAAAGGCTCATCTGGTATTAAAGCTGCAAGTCCTTTTCCTAAACCTCTTCTCTTTTTTGTCATTAAATCACATCCTCTACGTATTCTAGAAATTCTTCAGCTAATTCCATATAAGCCTCTGCTCCTCTAGATTTAGGATCATAATCGATAATAGGTAAACCATGACTTGGAGCTTCAGCTAATCTAACATTCCTTGGTATTATTGTTGTATATACTTTCCCCTTAAAATATTTCTTAACCTCATCTACTACTTGTATTGATAAATTTGTCCTACCATCAAACATACTCAAAACAACGCCTTCTATTTCTAAATCAGGATTTAAACTCTTTTTCACTAATCTAATAGTATCCATTAATTGACTAACACCTTCTAAAGCATAATATTCACATTGAATAGGTATCAAAACACTATCAACTGCCACTAAAGAATTGATAGTCAACAAACCTAAAGATGGAGGACAATCTATAAAAATATAGTCGTAATCATTTCTAATATCTTTTATAACATTTCTTAAAGTTAATTCCCTATCTGGCCTTTTAGTCAGTTCTATTTCAGCACCAGCTAATTCTACGTTAGAAGGTGCTAAATATAAATTTTCTATATCTGTATTTATTATTATTTTCCTTATATCTACACCATTGATTATAGAATCATAGATAGAAATTTCCACGTCATTTTTATTTATGCCAAACCCACTAGTTGTATTTCCCTGAGGATCAATATCTATAACTAATATCTTTTTCCCTTTTCTAGCAAGACATGCTGTAAGATTTACATTAGTA encodes the following:
- a CDS encoding ParB/RepB/Spo0J family partition protein yields the protein MTKKRRGLGKGLAALIPDEPLNNIENNDKDRVISVDVSLIKPNKEQPRREFTLDSLNELAESLKVHGLIQPIIVRKIDDGYELVAGERRWRAAKIAGLKEIPCIVRDFESRKSAEIALVENIQREDLNPIEEAIAYKRLMENYNLTQEEISTIVGKSRPYVANTLRLLNLSQEVISFILEGKLTSGHGRALLQIDDLNKQIKLAKEIIEKRLSVREAEKLVKELKNEVKSKKNNKKESKRDPFTLEIEEQLRKILGTKVQISKGKKKGKIEIEYYSQDDLDRILDIILNS
- a CDS encoding ParA family protein; protein product: MAKIIAVFNQKGGVGKTTTNVNLTACLARKGKKILVIDIDPQGNTTSGFGINKNDVEISIYDSIINGVDIRKIIINTDIENLYLAPSNVELAGAEIELTKRPDRELTLRNVIKDIRNDYDYIFIDCPPSLGLLTINSLVAVDSVLIPIQCEYYALEGVSQLMDTIRLVKKSLNPDLEIEGVVLSMFDGRTNLSIQVVDEVKKYFKGKVYTTIIPRNVRLAEAPSHGLPIIDYDPKSRGAEAYMELAEEFLEYVEDVI